In one window of Ostrinia nubilalis chromosome 21, ilOstNubi1.1, whole genome shotgun sequence DNA:
- the LOC135082459 gene encoding small G protein signaling modulator 1-like, whose translation MRRQIISRAFYGWLAYCRHLSTVRTHLSGLVHPNIVPIEGTETGLTEELWKSMTDERGAVTDKDEVYRLVYYKGVQHEIRREVWPYLLGYYEFGSTAEERIEQDVACRRQYETTMSEWLCVEAIVRQRDREATAASIARLTEASGKPKPVDTSEPCEVFEDDCSVISDNPPIVSPEPSETDQKRPDVKPVLSRAPSIDEVDNIEMDSEKEKDDTKVNGETETGDSRDIDLDSLKDLDDDEEVHIKSVVENPDMRRESIAEIKRLAEGIVQKGDGRGLLCSVDSANMNLNGSDLRSSIDEAQPQQSPVQQHTSVIITNPSVDLAASGSPASGGTTANVSPARSPLGVVREESHSAGASFDTLEPAGDQRPEARSNCVSPASSNGGVYSNELVESFALNLHRIEKDVQRCDRNYPFFTDENLDKLRNIMCTYVWEHLDMGYMQGMCDLAAPLLVTMREEAAAHALFARLMDRARDNFPSGQAMDAHFADMRSLIQILDCELYELMHAHGDYTHFYFCYRWFLLDFKRELLYQDVFAAWELIWAARHVASEHMVLFIALALLETYRDVILANTMDFTDIIKFFNEMAERHDASAVLALARDLVLQVQTLIENK comes from the exons ATGCGCCGCCAGATAATATCGCGAGCGTTTTATGGATGGCTCGCCTACTGCCGACACTTGTCCACTGTTAGGACGCATCTCAGTGGACTTGTTCATCCGAATATAGTTCCTATAG AGGGCACAGAGACAGGCCTAACAGAAGAACTATGGAAGTCCATGACAGATGAAAGAGGAGCGGTTACTGACAAAGACGAAGTTTACCGACTGGTCTACTATAAGGGTGTGCAGCACGAGATCAGGCGGGAAGTGTGGCCTTATCTCCTCGGCTACTACGA ATTTGGGTCAACAGCAGAAGAGAGAATAGAACAAGACGTAGCATGCCGACGGCAGTATGAGACGACGATGTCCGAGTGGTTGTGTGTCGAGGCGATAGTCAGGCAGCGCGACCGCGAGGCCACTGCTGCCTCGATAGCCAGGCTCACTGAGGCTTCGGGGAAGCCGAAACCGGTGGACACCTCAGAACCTTGCGAA GTGTTTGAAGACGACTGCAGCGTCATATCAGATAATCCACCAATCGTCTCGCCCGAACCAAGTGAAACTGACCAAAAGAGGCCTGACGTCAAACCAGTCCTTTCACGAGCCCCGAGCATAGACGAAGTGGATAATATCGAGATGGACTCAGAAAAAGAGAAGGATGATACAAAAGTTAACGGAGAGACTGAGACGGGTGATAGTAGGGATATAGATTTAGACAGTCTGAAAGACTTAGACGACGACGAAGAAGTACATATTAAGAGTGTTGTAGAAAATCCTGATATGAGAAGAGAAAGCATTGCGGAGATAAAGAGATTAGCGGAAGGTATAGTTCAGAAAGGCGATGGAAGGGGACTTTTATGTAGTGTGGATAGTGCGAATATGAACCTAAACGGCAGTGATTTAAGGTCATCGATAGATGAAGCCCAGCCACAGCAAAGTCCAGTCCAGCAGCATACGAGTGTGATTATAACAAATCCATCAGTAGATTTGGCTGCTTCGGGATCTCCTGCGTCTGGTGGCACTACAG CTAACGTGAGCCCAGCTCGCAGTCCCCTTGGTGTAGTCCGAGAAGAGTCCCATTCAGCGGGTGCTTCGTTCGATACCTTGGAACCGGCGGGCGACCAAAGGCCTGAAGCGAGGTCCAACTGCGTGTCCCCTGCTAGCTCTAATGGTGGCGTTTATTCG AATGAGCTGGTGGAGAGTTTCGCGTTGAATTTGCACCGCATAGAAAAAGATGTGCAGCGCTGTGATAGGAACTACCCGTTCTTCACCGATGAGAACCTTGACAAGCTCAGGAATATTATGTGCAC ATACGTATGGGAGCACCTGGACATGGGCTACATGCAGGGCATGTGCGACCTGGCGGCGCCGCTGCTGGTGACGATGCGCGAGGAGGCCGCGGCGCACGCGCTGTTTGCGCGCCTCATGGACCGCGCGCGGGACAACTTCCCCTCGGGGCAGGCCATGGACGCGCACTTCGCGGATATGAG GTCGCTGATCCAGATCCTCGACTGTGAGCTATATGAGCTCATGCATGCCCACGGCGACTACACCCACTTCTACTTCTGCTACCGCTGGTTCCTGCTGGATTTCAAGCGGGAACTGCTTTACCAGGAC GTGTTTGCAGCATGGGAGCTGATATGGGCGGCGAGGCACGTGGCGTCGGAACACATGGTGCTGTTCATAGCACTGGCCTTGCTGGAGACGTATCGTGACGTCATACTGGCCAACACCATGGACTTCACTGAcattatcaaatttttcaaTG AGATGGCAGAGCGGCACGACGCTTCCGCGGTACTGGCTTTAGCGAGGGACCTTGTTCTGCAAGTTCAGACTCTAATTGAGAACAAATAA